AATTAAATCCCAAATTCCCTTCAACAATTCAAACATTCCAGTTTAGCTACTTTATTTGAACTCTTAGGTATTGTTCATGTGCTCGCTTCAAGAGCTTTTTTTCATGCAATAACTGTGGAACACACTCATTCCATATTTAttgattgaaatattttaaaattttaaattattatatttttttaaaattattaaattttattaactttttaattatatttattataaaaatattaaattttattaaatattaattttttttaaaaaaacttaaacataaaataatattaatacttatcatttatatattattataatataaaaaataaaataattaaaattataaaaaaattataaggtggttgaaatatttcaagaatttaaattattatattttttaaaaaataaatttttatttattttttagagataagtttatataaaaataaatttaaaattttttttattaaattgtatAATTGATGggcgaatttaatttttaaaaaactttactttttaatattttatatacaaatattaatttttttaattttttacaaatttaagaattaattaataaattttttaaaattataaaaatcacatacaaaattattttaaaaaaaatttttaatctgAAAtacttctaatttttatttattaacattTAGCATTCACatgattaaattttagaataagaAATATTATACTTCAATTTTCAatacatataataattaaaattatgattatatataaaattataatttataattttatttttatatgtcaaaaaaatatatatatacatagtcaaaaataaatttgagtAAAAGAAAGAACTTGATGATGTTGGAGATGTTGAAAGGAGACAGATCTAACAAGGAGGGAGGTGGAGAGGGAGAAGAAACTGCTGAGGTGATTGGAGAAGAAAATGTTGAGAATGGAGAAGAAAATGTTGAGAAGAGaagtttattatataattacttaaaatatttatgctaaatataaaaattcatatgtaaatatttaatttaataacaactaaaattatattcatatgaAATTCTGCGTCAGCAGAGTATATGACATTCTCATTAATTGGGTGTAGGATAGGTTTCTGTAATAATCTATAATGGGcctataagattttttttttttgaaatagggattgggggagtcgaaccttagacctctcaATGGGCTTATAAGTTTTGTGTTCCAGTTTTTCAAAACACGTGGCATTCATGCATTGTGTTACAGTTACTTTTTCTAAatccaaattttttaaaaaaatatttgtcatcctaaagcaattaaaaaaagggcttaatttttgtattaatCAAGGCAAAcacaaagataaaataaaaatattttttataaaataaaatggagcACTATTAccctaataatttaataaaaataaaataataataattaaaaaaaagaagaaggaaagcATGACAATGCGAATTCTAATTTTGGACGAGAATTGAAAATTGTAGATTGACTTTGATTAAAGGGCATATCTGTAATAATAGGGTGGGTGTTGTCAACTTCTATATTGTGTAAGAAAAGACAGTTGCCAACTATAGTGTTTCCATTACAGCCTATCCTACCTCACACCCTACGTTCACTTTTTGCTTTTCCTAATTCATACAAACCCTAATccgttaaaataatataatcctCACCCGAAAGTAGTGctcttcttttattaaaaaaaaggacTGAAGCgaaaaataaatgagaaagataaattattttatattaagaaaaaaaaataagagtgaaaaaattaaatatatagataatttattaaaaataaataaaattatattttcattcctataattatttattttaatggcaaataaaaatgataaaatagagattttactattaaaaaaattatttttctcttaaatatccaaacaagaaaaatatatatttcttaaattttttctccacattttatttttgctattttCTATCCTTTCAATTGTTTCTCAAACATATATCAATCAAATTATTACTAAccccattttataatttttatttattttattttttatatatatataataaaattttgcaatttttttattaaattctcaattgtacttattttaaaaatattaaattttattaaatattaaaaatattttaatatatttattaaaaaataaaaattaaaataattaattgatatattactacaatgtaaaaataataataataatttaaaataattaaataaataaaaaaaattacgtggcagaaaaaatattattatcaaaaatcattttagtagaatgataaaatataagtatattgatctaaaattttaaaatgatttaaaatGCTATAGCCTTGTTTCTATCTACAAATTATTATTTgtattacataattttatttcgcaataaaattttattatgataaaaaaataaatttatcaatcaATACTGCTGttaatctaataataaaaaatattttttatagaaaatattttatataaaatagattttaaaatatattgtaataaaataatttattctttgttatttaattatatatatatattttaataaaatttcaaagcataaaaaattatttcttttaaaagtgACAGTAAATTtcgttaatataattaattttttaattaaaaatatttttcattaaattattttttagtgtataaaaataaaaaaaaaattttacatattttttataaaataaccgatatctaaatgaaaaaaaaaaaaatctaatgtgTCATAATCAAATCCACATAACactcatttattattattttttcactgGACAACAAACCTAAATTTCCACCAATCAATGTTCCcacaatattaataaaaaaaaatcctaccCATCCATCACATCTATACACACACCAACGGCACAAATTAatcaacaatttttttttaaaacaaaaaaaaaaatccccaaGAGTTTGACGCAAATTGACGCGTGGCATTTCGTTATTCCATTCGGAATTTGGGAAATCCTGTGCAACGTCTAGAGAGGAATACCGTGCAACCGTCCTTCGGACAAATCGTTGGATTGTACACGATATCATCGCAGCCGTCGGTTCGGTGGCGTTTGAAATCAAGCAATGTAGAGAACATGGCGATAAATAGCACCAGATGATTCAAAGCATACCTCTGCCCCACACACTGGTGGGCCCCGGTTCCAAATGCCAGAAAGTTCCTCTTGAAGATTTGATCTTCTCGTCGCTCCTCCGAGAACCGGTCTGGGTCGAAGCGGTCTGCCTCGGTGAAACCTTGGAATGAACTCTCGTATACCGACGGGAACACTATGGTCCCTTTCGGAATTGTGTATGTCTCCGTCAATGGGAAGTCTTTCACGGCTACATGGGGAACCAAGGTAGCCGGCGCTCTGTACCTAATAACCTCGCGAGCCACCGCCTGGGTGTATTTCATTTCCCTGACCTGCTCTGCAGTTATCAGATTATTAGACTCCGGCGACCAGATGCTGGAAACTTCTTCCCGAACTCTGGATAAGATGTCGGGATGGGAGTCGAGCAGAGCCACTGCCCATAAAAGCGAAGACGTGGAAGCATCCTGAGCAGCAAAGAGGAAATCGAACAGGTAGCCACCGATTTCGGCGTCGCTGGTATGAGGCGGTTTAGGTTCTCCGGTGGTTTTTGCTTGGGAGATTTCCCTGATCGTTTCTTGCATCCAGAAATCCACCAAGCAAGTGGGCTCCTCGTTGTTGGCCATTCTGGTTTTGCTCTGTGCAGTACATCCGGCTAACGTTTTGGCAAGGCGGTCAACAGCAAGCCTGGCGTTTCTAAAGGCGAAACCTGGGACGTCAATAGGGAGCTTCATGGTACCAACATTGAATAAATTATAGTCAAACTTAAACCTCTCTCGAGCTTCAGGGCTCAAGTAGGGGCCAACCATTACAGTCTGTGAAGTTTCAAGGTTCATGTCGCGAGCCAGCAGACGAAGGGAAATGGGTTCATTGGGATTCTCGTTAGCCATTTTCTCCCATTGCTTCAAATGCTTGAGAATAATGAGCTGCTGAAGCTCTGAGTAGGTGGATAGAGCCCTGGGAGTAAAATTCGGAGCAATACGACGGCGGAGATCCTTGTGATCCTGGCCGAACATATAGATCAAATTATGCTCTCCAAATAGTTTCTTACCAAATGGGTGACCAACGAGCATGAAAGCGTCGGGTCTGACATTAGCGAAAATGAGATGGGAAAGCTCAGTGTCGCGAATGAAGACAATGAACCTCCCGATTATATAGTTAACAGAGAAGCCAAGCCCAGAAGAGAAAGCAGACTGAGCGTCCCAGAAATTGGTGGGGTCTCTAACCAAGGAGATTGCGTTGCCAAGAAATGGAAGAACAAGAGGCGGACCAGGAGCTTGGCGTTTCTTCACCAAGTAAGAGATCTGCTCAAcaagaagaaggaaaaaaacaaatgaaattatatatggGAGGGCTGTGGAGGGAGAGGGAATGGAAATGGAGGAGAAAAAGGGAAGCATAGTGACTTGTGGCTGTGGATGAGTGCCTTTCTTGAAAGAGAAAGAAATGGATGGGCATGCAGATTCAGAGAGATATGTTGTGTCCTTTTATAGATGAAGATGGCGATGGCGGTAGTTAAAACGGTTCAAAATTCAAACCTTTGAGTTTTGACGCAATGATAGGGTTGAAAGTTGAAAGACCCTGGCCTGGTGTACAGCAGCAAACAGTGAAAATGGTTTCCTTTTGTATTGCTGCTGATCAGAGCCGGTAAACGACAGGTAAAATGGGGGAGATTTATAGGACGGCCAAAGGAAGGTCAAGGAGATGGGCGAATGCAGATGGTGATTAGACGAGAGGAGGTGACGTGGAGAATCGGGAACATCGTGGAAGACGAGCACAATATGTTtgaaaacttttttttattaaatattttagtcaGTTGATATTAAAAGtcattaatgttttatttttgtttcaagtTTAAGGCGAGCTAATTGTGTTTTGATGCTGATGGGTAATATTTTAGTTGATTATTCTGAAAGTGTGGGCTTCTTTTGAACAATTGGAGTGCCGTACAGCTGAATTATCCAGATGGAATCCTTGAATTGTTTAGTTCCATATTATTCCTTAGGTTGCTAGCCAAATCAAATTTTGGGAAACGTCAATTTCTGGTTTGGTCAAATTTTAGCTATTTACATATTTCCCAAATCCATTTATTAAAATTGCATCTACAgatttaaaattctaaatttcaaataatataaaatagtaaaaatatataaagtaaATCTTGAAAATGCCTCCAAATACTTTCTAACACCACAATGGTACATAATGCAGTAGGTGGGCGTCAACTCCATCTTCTCT
The Manihot esculenta cultivar AM560-2 chromosome 1, M.esculenta_v8, whole genome shotgun sequence genome window above contains:
- the LOC110621253 gene encoding cytochrome P450 710A1; the encoded protein is MLPFFSSISIPSPSTALPYIISFVFFLLLVEQISYLVKKRQAPGPPLVLPFLGNAISLVRDPTNFWDAQSAFSSGLGFSVNYIIGRFIVFIRDTELSHLIFANVRPDAFMLVGHPFGKKLFGEHNLIYMFGQDHKDLRRRIAPNFTPRALSTYSELQQLIILKHLKQWEKMANENPNEPISLRLLARDMNLETSQTVMVGPYLSPEARERFKFDYNLFNVGTMKLPIDVPGFAFRNARLAVDRLAKTLAGCTAQSKTRMANNEEPTCLVDFWMQETIREISQAKTTGEPKPPHTSDAEIGGYLFDFLFAAQDASTSSLLWAVALLDSHPDILSRVREEVSSIWSPESNNLITAEQVREMKYTQAVAREVIRYRAPATLVPHVAVKDFPLTETYTIPKGTIVFPSVYESSFQGFTEADRFDPDRFSEERREDQIFKRNFLAFGTGAHQCVGQRYALNHLVLFIAMFSTLLDFKRHRTDGCDDIVYNPTICPKDGCTVFLSRRCTGFPKFRME